A genomic region of Phragmites australis chromosome 2, lpPhrAust1.1, whole genome shotgun sequence contains the following coding sequences:
- the LOC133906563 gene encoding AAA-ATPase At3g50940-like, which yields MATYDKAIESYKKAVTTAASLAASAMLMRGVVNELVPYEVRGFLFSGLGYLRWRMSSQHTVVIEETEGWASNQLYDAARTYLATRINTDMQRLRVSRVDEGKSLMFSMEEGEEMADVHDGTEFKWRLVCRDSTSGGNGNGNGRGGNGNYRLEVRSFEMSFHKKHKEKALTSYLPHILDTAKKIKEQDRTLKIYMNEGESWFAIDLHHPSTFSTLAMDHQMKQSVMDDLERFVKRKEYYKRIGKAWKRGYLLYGPPGTGKSSLIAAMANYLKFDVYDLELTEVNWNSTLRRLLIGMTNRSILVIEDIDCTLELQQREEGQDGTKSNPSEDKVTLSGLLNFVDGLWSTSGEERIIVFTTNYKERLDPALLRPGRMDMHIHMGYCCPESFRILASNYHSISNHVTYPEIEELIKEVMVTPAEVAEVLMRNDDTDIALEGLIQFLRGKKGDAKDSKGENVEHVAKEDEKEMMMKKEVSDNQNLNDAGKQ from the exons ATGGCGACCTACGACAAGGCCATCGAGTCTTACAAGAAGGCGGTCACCACGGCGGCGTCCCTGGCGGCGTCGGCGATGCTGATGCGCGGCGTCGTGAACGAGCTGGTGCCGTACGAGGTGCGGGGCTTCCTCTTCTCGGGCCTGGGCTACCTGCGCTGGCGCATGTCGTCGCAGCACACGGTCGTCATCGAGGAGACCGAGGGCTGGGCCAGCAACCAGCTCTACGACGCCGCGCGGACGTACCTCGCCACGCGGATCAACACCGACATGCAGCGCCTCCGCGTCAGCCGCGTCGACGAGGGCAAGAGCTTGATGTTCAGCATGGAGGAAGGTGAGGAGATGGCCGACGTCCACGACGGCACCGAGTTCAAGTGGCGCCTCGTCTGCCGCGACAGCACCAGCGGCGGCAACGGGAACGGGAACGGCCGCGGCGGCAACGGGAACTACCGGCTCGAGGTCCGCTCCTTCGAGATGAGCTTCCACAAGAAGCACAAGGAAAAGGCCCTCACGTCCTACCTCCCGCACATCTTGGACACGGCCAAGAAAATCAAGGAGCAGGACAGGACGCTGAAGATCTACATGAACGAAGGTGAGTCATGGTTCGCCATCGATCTCCACCACCCGTCGACCTTCAGCACGCTCGCCATGGACCACCAGATGAAGCAGTCGGTCATGGATGATCTCGAGAGGTTTGTCAAGAGAAAGGAGTACTACAAGAGGATTGGCAAGGCATGGAAACGGGGGTACCTACTGTATGGCCCGCCTGGGACTGGCAAGTCCAGCCTGATTGCAGCCATGGCCAATTACCTCAAGTTTGATGTTTATGATCTCGAGCTGACTGAGGTCAACTGGAACTCAACACTTCGGCGGTTGCTCATCGGGATGACCAACCGGTCAATCCTTGTCATCGAGGACATCGATTGCACCCTCGAGCTGCAACAACGGGAGGAAGGTCAGGATGGTACCAAATCCAATCCGTCAGAGGACAAG GTGACACTATCTGGGCTACTCAACTTCGTCGATGGGCTTTGGTCTACAAGCGGGGAAGAGAGAATTATTGTCTTCACAACAAACTACAAGGAGCGGCTCGATCCGGCGCTTCTTCGCCCTGGCAGGATGGACATGCACATCCACATGGGGTACTGCTGCCCAGAGTCGTTTAGAATCCTGGCCTCCAACTATCACTCTATCAGCAACCATGTCACATACCCGGAGATAGAAGAGTTGATCAAGGAGGTGATGGTGACTCCGGCAGAGGTTGCAGAAGTGCTTATGAGGAACGACGACACTGATATCGCACTTGAGGGCCTTATCCAGTTCCTCAGGGGAAAGAAGGGTGATGCCAAGGATAGCAAAGGTGAAAATGTGGAGCATGTGGCCAAAGAGGATGAGAAAGAGATGATGATGAAAAAAGAAGTCTCAGACAATCAAAATCTGAATGATGCAGGGAAACAATGA
- the LOC133906572 gene encoding mitochondrial protein import protein ZIM17-like: MMTTTAAVYGCCSAALPPFAEFTESFSACRAPPPPRVSLVASSKLRATTPGLRVSCPRRRLVVAACSGEVSSDAAASPTEATVDIKLPRRSLLVQFTCNACGERTKRLINRVAYERGTVFLQCAGCQVYHKFVDNLGLVVEYDV, encoded by the exons atgatgacgacgacggccGCGGTGTACGGCTGCTGCTCGGCGGCGCTGCCGCCCTTCGCGGAGTTCACGGAGAGCTTCTCCGCTTGccgggcgcctcctcctccccgcgtTTCCCTCGTCGCCTCCTCGAAGCTCAGGGCGACGACACCCGG GTTGAGGGTTTCCTGTCCTCGTAGGAGGCTGGTTGTAGCTGCTTGCTCCGGCGAGGTTAGTTCGGACGCGGCGGCGTCGCCAACG GAAGCCACTGTTGATATAAAGCTTCCAAGAAGAAGCTTGCTTGTTCAATTTACATGTAATGCATGTGGTGAAAGGACCAAGCGCTTGATAAACAGAGTAGCCTATGAAAGAGGAACAGTTTTTCTTCAG TGTGCAGGGTGCCAGGTGTACCACAAGTTTGTTGATAATCTTGGTCTAGTTGTTGAGTACGACGTATGA
- the LOC133906611 gene encoding kinesin-like protein KIN-8A — protein MPVATRSRATPASCDSAGAEAWVSASAAPALGHDGGARRDGMESHHHHGLKEKMRALTLLYEQHKQQLAASQGGAAAARQHRRSIQHLNAEEEANDENAEEVDGKGAEGHRDASAPVPEAAVLKENVAPQEGRAPSKNNHLVVFTRPAEPQEKENMVGRAGNAMSCPIKKMAPALPAPAARKLSLGGGVGGKLKAVGEAAAGNIEVVESRILVFVRLRPMSRKEKEAGSRSCVKIVNKKDVYLTEFASENDYLRLKRVRGRHFCFDSAFPDSTTQAEVYSTSTADLVEGVLQGRNGTVFCYGATGAGKTYTMLGTMENPGVMVLAIKDLFSKVKQRSHDGNHSIQLSYLEIYNETVRDLLSPGRPLHLREDKQGAIAAGLTHYRAYSTDEVMKLLQQGNKNRTTEPTRVNETSSRSHAILQVVVEYRFMDGINIVTRVGKLSLIDLAGSERAIATDQRTQRSMEGANINRSLLALSSCINALVEGKKHIPYRNSKLTQLLKDSLGGSCNTVMIANISPSNISFGETQNTLHWADRAKEIKTKALTAATEEVLNVPDSETDQAKLVLELQKENSVLREQLVKQQQKLLTVQAQSLASNTSPQQCPAPSPHISTPCSTQRKVKRSILAGNCFSTPGSKRPAADNAQVRELQRKVKTLEAEIEKIKKDHIMQLKQKDEFIREMINRKASNNCEAERCEGRVITRASSRKAQRDASAAGELRSASHRFTSPAPTAKKRTFWDIGCNSPSVLAANGRKTRSHIAAETPKKAPSMLLQPGFARQRGNHWDI, from the exons ATGCCGGTCGCGACGCGGTCGCGGGCCACCCCTGCGTCCTGCGACAGCGCGGGCGCGGAGGCGTGGGTCTCGGCGTCAGCGGCGCCGGCTCTAGGGCACGACGGCGGGGCGCGGCGTGACGGCATGGagagccaccaccaccacgggCTCAAGGAGAAGATGCGCGCCCTCACCCTGCTCTACGAGCAGCACAAGCAGCAGCTCGCCGCGTCGCAGGGTGgtgcggccgccgcgcggcaACACCGCCGCAGCATCCAGCACCTCAACGCGGAAGAGGAGGCCAATGACGAGAACGCCGAGGAGGTCGATGGCAAGGGGGCCGAGGGCCACCGCGACGCTTCCGCTCCGGTGCCCGAGGCGGCGGTGCTGAAGGAGAACGTGGCGCCTCAGGAGGGGCGAGCCCCTTCTAAGAACAACCACCTCGTCGTGTTCACCAGACCGGCGGAGCCGCAGGAGAAGGAGAACATGGTGGGCCGCGCCGGTAACGCCATGTCCTGCCCCATCAAGAAGATGGCCCCAGCGCtcccggcgccggcggcgaggaagcTCTCGCTGGGAGGCGGCGTGGGCGGCAAGCTGAAGGCCGTCGGGGAAGCCGCGGCTGGCAACATCGAAGTGGTGGAGAGCCGGATCCTGGTGTTCGTGAGGCTGCGGCCGATgtcaaggaaggagaaggaggcgggGTCGAGGAGCTGCGTCAAGATCGTCAATAAGAAGGACGTTTACCTCACGGAGTTCGCCTCCGAGAATGACTACCTCCGGCTGAAGCGCGTTCGCGGCCGCCATTTCTGCTTCGACTCCGCCTTCCCTGACTCGACGACGCAGGCAGAAGTCTACAGCACCTC AACAGCTGATCTTGTGGAGGGTGTCCTGCAAGGTAGGAATGGGACAGTGTTCTGTTATGGAGCTACAGGGGCCGGCAAGACTTACACGATGCTTGGGACAATGGAAAACCCCGGCGTAATGGTGCTTGCAATCAAGGATCTGTTCTCCAAGGTGAAGCAGAGGAGCCACGACGGCAACCACTCAATTCAGCTGTCGTACCTCGAGATATACAATGAGACGGTGAGAGACTTGCTGTCTCCTGGTAGACCCCTCCACCTGAGAGAAGATAAGCAG GGAGCTATTGCTGCGGGTCTTACTCACTATAGAGCATACTCCACAGACGAG GTTATGAAATTACTTCAGCAAGGTAACAAGAATCGAACAACTGAACCGACTAGAGTAAATGAGACCTCATCGCGCTCTCATGCGATACTGCAG GTTGTTGTAGAATATAGATTCATGGATGGAATTAACATAGTAACACGAGTTGGAAAACTCTCTCTCATCGATCTTGCTGGATCAGAAAGAGCTATAGCAACCGACCAACGAACACAGAGGTCGATGGAAGGAGCAAACATTAACCGCTCTCTTCTTGCACTCAGCAGCTGCATCAATGCCCTCGTGGAGGGGAAGAAGCACATACCATATCGCAATTCCAAACTGACGCAACTCCTCAAGGATTCGCTCGGAGGATCCTGCAACACCGTCATGATTGCCAACATTAGCCCCTCCAATATTTCCTTTGGTGAGACACAGAACACGCTTCATTGGGCTGATCGTGCCAAGGAGATAAAAACAAAG GCACTTACTGCAGCTACTGAGGAGGTTTTGAATGTACCAGATTCTGAAACTGATCAGGCTAAGCTGGTACTGGAGCTGCAGAAGGAAAATAGTGTGCTGAGGGAGCAGTTGGTAAAGCAGCAACAGAAGCTACTGACAGTTCAGGCTCAGTCGCTTGCTTCCAACACCTCGCCACAACAGTGTCCCGCTCCCTCGCCTCACATTTCAACTCCATGCTCAACCCAAAGAAAGGTCAAGCGATCTATCTTGGCTGGGAACTGCTTCAGCACGCCAGGTTCCAAGAGGCCTGCAGCTGACAACGCACAGGTCAGGGAGCTGCAGAGGAAAGTGAAGACATTGGAGGCTGAGATAGAGAAGATAAAGAAAGACCACATAATGCAGCTCAAACAGAAGGACGAGTTCATCCGTGAAATGATCAACAGGAAGGCTTCTAACAACTGTGAAGCGGAGAGATGTGAGGGAAGAGTCATCACGAGGGCGAGCTCGCGAAAGGCGCAGAGAGATGCATCAGCTGCAGGCGAGCTGAGAAGCGCGAGCCACAGGTTCACATCACCAGCGCCGACCGCTAAGAAGCGTACGTTCTGGGACATTGGATGTAACAGCCCTTCAGTTCTTGCTGCCAATGGAAGAAAGACTCGAAGCCATATAGCTGCAGAGACACCGAAGAAAGCCCCTTCCATGCTGCTTCAG CCGGGATTTGCACGGCAAAGAGGGAACCATTGGGACATTTAA